A region of Syngnathoides biaculeatus isolate LvHL_M chromosome 20, ASM1980259v1, whole genome shotgun sequence DNA encodes the following proteins:
- the nup50 gene encoding nuclear pore complex protein Nup50, which yields MAKRNADKELTDRNWDQEEEGEEAGTFSVATEDVMKKRAIKKAKRRNVGPEGEPGGAFRGFKGFSASAPSAPTPFSAFGNGAGFKGLSSLTNGSGGAFLALSFADASSSASPAASAAGAAFNGSAGKEYGRQLTALNCSVRDWISKHVDDNPLCDLQPIFRDYERHLASIERQYGAAASGAQDRKARPSLPASPSSFSFKGENEESPAATFDPGQKTATPAFSLFGGASRPPAETDRAGPSEANEDDAYEPPEPDVKEVKEDDAFYSKRCKLFYKKDGEFKEKGVGTLHLKETAGGKTQMIVRADTNLGNILLNVLLPAGVPCSRVGKNNVMVVCVPNPPVDDKNPGTPVPLLIRVKTADDADQLHRTLEEKRG from the exons ATGGCGAAGCGGAACGCGGACAAAGAGCTGACGGACCGCAACTGGgaccaggaggaggagggagaagag gCCGGAACCTTCTCGGTGGCCACGGAAGACGTGATGAAAAAACGCGCCATCAAGAAGGCCAAGCGGCGGAACGTCGGcccggag GGGGAGCCCGGCGGGGCCTTCAGAGGGTTCAAGGGCTTCTCGGCGAGCGCCCCCTCCGCGCCGACGCCCTTCTCCGCCTTCGGCAACGGCGCCGGGTTCAAGGGCTTGAGCTCTCTGACCAACGGGAGCGGCGGCGCCTTCCTCGCGCTCTCCTTCGCCGACGCGTCGTCCTCGGCGTCTCCGGCCGCGAGCGCGGCGG GGGCGGCGTTCAACGGCTCGGCCGGCAAGGAGTACGGACGGCAGCTGACGGCGCTCAACTGCTCCGTCCGCGACTGGATCAGCAAACACGTGGACGACAACCCGCTGTGCGACCTGCAACCCATCTTCCGCGACTACGAGCGCCACCTGGCTAGCATCGAGCGGCAGTACGGCGCGGCGGCATCGGGCGCGCAGGACCGCAAAGCCCGCCCCTCGCTTCCTGCCTCTCCGTCCTCGTTTTCTTTCAAGGGCGAGAACGAGGAGTCGCCCGCTGCCACGTTCGACCCGGGTCAGAAGACGGCCACGCCCGCCTTTTCCTTGTTTGGAGGCGCCTCGCGGCCCCCCGCCGAGACGGACCGCGCCGGGCCTTCAG AGGCGAACGAGGACGACGCGTACGAGCCGCCCGAACCCGACGTGAAGGAGGTCAAAGAAGACGACGCCTTCTACTCCAAGAG GTGCAAACTTTTCTACAAGAAGGACGGCGAGTTCAAGGAGAAAGGCGTGGGCACGCTGCACCTCAAAGAGACGGCCGGCGGCAAAACGCAGATGATCGTCAGGGCGGACACCAACCTGG GAAACATCCTCCTCAACGTGCTGCTGCCCGCCGGCGTGCCGTGCTCGCGGGTGGGCAAGAACAACGTGATGGTGGTGTGCGTGCCCAACCCGCCCGTGGACGACAAGAACCCGGGCACCCCCGTGCCCCTCCTCATCCGCGTCAAGACCGCCGACGACGCCGACCAGCTGCACCGGACTCTGGAGGAGAAGCGAGGCTGA
- the kiaa0930 gene encoding uncharacterized protein KIAA0930 homolog isoform X1, with the protein MASLAGSSDDPDLDASLRRMLKAIADERNRLNVRQEISGLGCLKDDRIAFWTWMFSTYFMEKRAPREDDMLFYVRRKLAYAGADNVEDKKVEVEVYRRDSKKLPGLGDPDIDWEESVYLNLVLQKVALARTDDPRRVASPACVRACARDVHCVRPSVRVAAGLRGDVRRVHAIGRRRHSRPQEEMSGSLCVSQQTRHGQQRGGVQDELPQHLFHDRQLRGGVPGHDGGRGRDGVRGAGGQRQVQRLPGRHLPGFHSLRGAQEGLRQPGQRGGQNGAADVLWLLQVQRLGVCAYEGAAGQRSRRDGRQQGAGRSGRRPGRRPHAAAREGDVVQHAADARAQPPVVLLAVAASQGSPPQDGRDEEVALGQRQRRVLSGRRRPRPPRRHQPALALAVGDGSLAGGVVAETEPGRRLLPAFLAPHLRHAASAPHHRRHLGGAPEAHLDDVATSRSASVRPACAQQRPLGADDRTGRPTSASLLLALVLFFFTSWRRSPTSTQLSESQRDVTPAAAIGRLTPKGKKKTWGVDLGQTGSAVLTFGLF; encoded by the exons ATGGCGTCTCTAGCGGGCTCGAGCGACGACCCGGACCTGGACGCGTCCCTGCGCCGGATGCTCAAGGCCATCGCCGACGAACGGAACCGACTCAACGTCCGCCAGGAGATCAGCGGCCTGG GTTGTTTGAAGGACGACCGGATCGCGTTCTGGACCTGGATGTTCTCCACGTACTTCATGGAGAAGCGCGCCCCCCGGGAGGACGACATGCTCTTCTACGTCCGCAGGAAGTTGGCCTACGCGGGCGCGGACAACGTCGAGGACAAGAAG GTGGAGGTCGAAGTTTACAGGAGAGACTCCAAGAAGCTTCCGGGCCTCGGAGACCCCGACATCGACTGGGAGGAGAGCGTCTACCTCAACCTCGTCCTGCAGAAGGTGGCGCTCGCTCGCACCGACGACCCGCGTCGCGTCGCCTCacctgcgtgcgtgcgtgcgtgcgcgcgcgacGTCCATTGTGTGCGTCCGTCTGTGCGTGTTGCAGCTGGACTACGTGGTGACGTGCGCCGTGTGCACGCGATCGGACGCCGGCGACATTCACGTCCACAAGAAGAAATGTCAG GAAGTCTTTGCGTCTCCCAGCAAACACGCCATGGACAGCAAAGGGGAGGAGTCCAAGATGAGCTACcccaacatctttttcatgatCGACAACTTCGAGGAG GTGTTCCGGGACATGACGGTGGGCGAGGGAGAGATGGTGTGCGTGGAGCTGGTGGCCAGCGACAAGTCCAACGCCTTCCAGGGCGTCATCTTCCAGGGTTCCATTCGCTACGAGGCGCTCAGGAAGGTCTACGACAACCGG GTCAGCGTGGCGGCCAAAATGGCGCAGCGGATGTCCTTTGGCTTCTACAAGTTCAGCGGCTTGGAGTTTGTGCGTATGAAGGGGCCGCAGGGCAAAGGTCACGCCGAGATGGCCGTCAGCAGGGTGCCGGACGGAGCGGACGGCGACCGGGACGACGACCGCACGCCGCCGCACGAGAGG GTGACGTCGTTCAGCACGCCGCCGACGCCCGAGCGCAACCGCCCGTCGTTCTTCTCGCCGTCGCTGCGTCGCAAGGTTCCCCGCCACAAGATGGCCGAGATGAAGAAGTCGCACTCGGCCAACGACAGCGAAGAGTTCTTTCGGGAAGACGACGACCAAG ACCTCCACGCCGCCACCAACCTGCGCTCGCGCTCGCTGTCGGGGACGGGTCGCTCGCTGGTGGGGTCGTGGCTGAAACTGAACCGGGCCGACGACTACTTCCTGCTTTTCTCGCACCTCACCTACGTCACGCTGCCTCTGCACCGCATCACCGCCG acatcTTGGAGGTGCGCCAGAAGCCCATCTTGATGACGTAGCGACGAGCCGCTCTGCATCTGTCCGTCCTGCTTGTGCGCAGCAGCGCCCCCTCGGGGCCGACGACCGGACCGGCCGTCCGACAAGTGCCTCCCTCCTCTTGGCGTTggtcctcttcttcttcacctCCTGGCGCCGGTCTCCGACATCAACGCAGCTGAGCGAAAGCCAACGAGACGTCACTCCCGCCGCGGCGATCGGACGCTTAACgccaaaagggaagaaaaaaacttgGGGTGTTGATTTGGGCCAAACAGGAAGTGCAGTGCtgacatttggacttttttaa
- the kiaa0930 gene encoding uncharacterized protein KIAA0930 homolog isoform X2 → MASLAGSSDDPDLDASLRRMLKAIADERNRLNVRQEISGLGCLKDDRIAFWTWMFSTYFMEKRAPREDDMLFYVRRKLAYAGADNVEDKKVEVEVYRRDSKKLPGLGDPDIDWEESVYLNLVLQKLDYVVTCAVCTRSDAGDIHVHKKKCQEVFASPSKHAMDSKGEESKMSYPNIFFMIDNFEEVFRDMTVGEGEMVCVELVASDKSNAFQGVIFQGSIRYEALRKVYDNRVSVAAKMAQRMSFGFYKFSGLEFVRMKGPQGKGHAEMAVSRVPDGADGDRDDDRTPPHERVTSFSTPPTPERNRPSFFSPSLRRKVPRHKMAEMKKSHSANDSEEFFREDDDQDLHAATNLRSRSLSGTGRSLVGSWLKLNRADDYFLLFSHLTYVTLPLHRITADILEVRQKPILMT, encoded by the exons ATGGCGTCTCTAGCGGGCTCGAGCGACGACCCGGACCTGGACGCGTCCCTGCGCCGGATGCTCAAGGCCATCGCCGACGAACGGAACCGACTCAACGTCCGCCAGGAGATCAGCGGCCTGG GTTGTTTGAAGGACGACCGGATCGCGTTCTGGACCTGGATGTTCTCCACGTACTTCATGGAGAAGCGCGCCCCCCGGGAGGACGACATGCTCTTCTACGTCCGCAGGAAGTTGGCCTACGCGGGCGCGGACAACGTCGAGGACAAGAAG GTGGAGGTCGAAGTTTACAGGAGAGACTCCAAGAAGCTTCCGGGCCTCGGAGACCCCGACATCGACTGGGAGGAGAGCGTCTACCTCAACCTCGTCCTGCAGAAG CTGGACTACGTGGTGACGTGCGCCGTGTGCACGCGATCGGACGCCGGCGACATTCACGTCCACAAGAAGAAATGTCAG GAAGTCTTTGCGTCTCCCAGCAAACACGCCATGGACAGCAAAGGGGAGGAGTCCAAGATGAGCTACcccaacatctttttcatgatCGACAACTTCGAGGAG GTGTTCCGGGACATGACGGTGGGCGAGGGAGAGATGGTGTGCGTGGAGCTGGTGGCCAGCGACAAGTCCAACGCCTTCCAGGGCGTCATCTTCCAGGGTTCCATTCGCTACGAGGCGCTCAGGAAGGTCTACGACAACCGG GTCAGCGTGGCGGCCAAAATGGCGCAGCGGATGTCCTTTGGCTTCTACAAGTTCAGCGGCTTGGAGTTTGTGCGTATGAAGGGGCCGCAGGGCAAAGGTCACGCCGAGATGGCCGTCAGCAGGGTGCCGGACGGAGCGGACGGCGACCGGGACGACGACCGCACGCCGCCGCACGAGAGG GTGACGTCGTTCAGCACGCCGCCGACGCCCGAGCGCAACCGCCCGTCGTTCTTCTCGCCGTCGCTGCGTCGCAAGGTTCCCCGCCACAAGATGGCCGAGATGAAGAAGTCGCACTCGGCCAACGACAGCGAAGAGTTCTTTCGGGAAGACGACGACCAAG ACCTCCACGCCGCCACCAACCTGCGCTCGCGCTCGCTGTCGGGGACGGGTCGCTCGCTGGTGGGGTCGTGGCTGAAACTGAACCGGGCCGACGACTACTTCCTGCTTTTCTCGCACCTCACCTACGTCACGCTGCCTCTGCACCGCATCACCGCCG acatcTTGGAGGTGCGCCAGAAGCCCATCTTGATGACGTAG
- the fbxo7 gene encoding F-box only protein 7 isoform X1, with translation MTSFGEATRMAMPLSASWSSTSWKSRLRRDLARDRARPCGAGGRRSPPSATSPRPFPAPPPGPCAQAGGVQRGKGRRGTPPPAPYLAPMGMTPLEPTPTGMWSKSDCASCSLTGCTSRSSSPARLTRRHHRVRVVHVEGRHVADGEPVPGVDVGEADGSLRGNRSPRFRRARRKPPTPEECDDDDDDSQRMKLRVRICRHTSKVDVVGPESTLEELTEHIRDVLLPGRGFSPDVTFGLSLNGTELLADTGQKLSSCGVVPGDLIRVLLPDDDDDAPPGDAAGRLPADPSTGGATSGPPCRPAPPAWERRTPPTLAWEPMLCGEAGKGQAPRSLELLYRAAHVTCPADAIVVAAHLLMLETGFTPQDAEAKPGEMPTGWRSSGGAYRLQYAHALCERGVVTVVAVPMSPVLVIEAILQVADSASMVAKVCVDPGGFVTEAWPGASAASAFSSLSRLSRVFKDQLVYPLIAATREALRLPAAFGLSALPPELLLVVLRLLDVVSVVRASAVCRRLNAAAADAALWRHLVRRDFSDHKWQGETNWKELYKSFYKFRHKRGCVERPCSLPPFIHRPVFGPVPAPYPPVPGIIGGGYDQRPTASPHGAPPAPRYDPVGPLLRGERRRRSDPRPPAGGVRPGDVRRGFI, from the exons ATGACCAGTTTCGGGGAGGCCACCCGGATGGCGATGCCTTTGTCGGCCAGCTGGTCCAGCACGTCCTGGAAGTCCAGATTGCGGCGAGACTTGGCCCGGGACAGAGCACGACCCTGCGGAGCCGGCGGTAG GCGTAGCCCTCCCTCAGCGACCAGTCCACGCCCATTTCCAGCGCCTCCTCCAGGTCCCTGCGCGCAGGCGGGCGGCGTTCAGCGCGGGAAGGGGCGGCGCGGGACCCCCCCACCGGCTCCTTACTTGGCCCCCATGGGGATGACGCCCTTGGAACCGACGCCCACGGGGATGTGGTCGAAGAGCGACTGCGCCAGCTGCTCCTTGACGGGCTGCACGTCTCGCTCGTCCAG TCCGGCGCGGCTCACCCGGAGACACCACCGCGTCCGGGTCGTTCATGTCGAAGGCCGCCATGTTGCCGATGGCGAACCCGTACCCGGAGTGGACGTCGGGGAGGCCGATGGATCTCTGCGGGGAAACCGGTCGCCGAGGTTCCGTCGGGCAC GGAGGAAGCCGCCCACACCTGAGGAAtgcgacgacgatgacgacgattCTCAAag GATGAAGTTGCGAGTTCGCATCTGCAGGCACACCAGCAAAGTGGACGTCGTGGGCCCGGAATCGACCCTGGAGGAGCTCACGGAGCACATCCGAGACGTCCTGCTGCCCGGACGCGGATTCAG TCCCGATGTGACCTTTGGCCTTTCTCTCAACGGCACCGAGCTCCTCGCTGACACGGGTCAGAAGTTGTCATCGTGCGGCGTCGTCCCGGGAGACCTCATCCGCGTCCTGCttcccgacgacgacgacgacgctccCCCGGGGGACGCCGCCGGCCGGCTCCCCGCCGACCCCTCGACCGGCGGCGCGACCTCCGGCCCG CCGTGTCGCCCCGCCCCCCCCGCGTGGGAACGTCGGACGCCGCCGACCCTCGCCTGGGAGCCCATGCTCTGCGGCGAGGCCGGCAAAGGTCAGGCGCCGCGCTCGCTGGAGCTGCTGTACCGCGCCGCCCACGTAACCTGCCCCGCTGACGCCATCGTGGTGGCCGCCCACCTCCTCATGCTGGAGACCGGATTCACGCCGCAG GACGCCGAGGCGAAGCCCGGCGAGATGCCGACCGGATGGCGGTCGTCCGGCGGCGCCTACAGACTTCAGTACGCTCACGCGCTTTGCGAAAGGGGCGTGGTCACGGTGGTGGCGGTGCCCATGAGCCCCGTGCTCGTCATCGAAG CCATCCTGCAGGTGGCCGACAGCGCCAGCATGGTGGCCAAAGTCTGCGTGGACCCCGGCGGCTTCGTGACGGAGGCGTGGCCGG GAGCGAGCGCGGCGTCCGCCTTCAGCAGTCTCAGTCGACTGTCGCGAGTCTTCAAGGACCAGCTGGTGTACCCGCTGATCGCCGCCACGCGGGAAG CGTTGCGCCTGCCGGCGGCGTTCGGCCTGTCGGCGTTGCCTCCGGAGTTGCTCCTCGTGGTGTTGCGCCTGCTGGACGTCGTCTCCGTGGTGCGCGCGTCGGCCGTGTGTCGACGCCtcaacgccgccgccgccgacgccgCGCTCTGGAGGCATCTGGTGCGCCGAGACTTCAGCG atCACAAATGGCAAGGAGAGACCAACTGGAAGGAG CTTTACAAGAGTTTCTACAAGTTCCGCCACAAGCGAGGCTGCGTGGAGCGTCCGTGCTCCCTCCCCCCTTTCATCCACCGCCCCGTCTTCGGCCCGGTCCCCGCCCCCTACCCGCCCGTCCCCGGCATCATCGGCGGAGGCTACGACCAGCGACCGACGGCCTCGCCGCACGGAGCGCCGCCCGCGCCTCGCTACGACCCCGTCGGCCCGCTCCTGCGCGGCGAGAGGCGCCGGCGCAGCGACCCCCGACCCCCGGCCGGCGGAGTCAGGCCGGGCGACGTCCGCAGGGGCTTCATCTGA
- the fbxo7 gene encoding F-box only protein 7 isoform X2, which translates to MKLRVRICRHTSKVDVVGPESTLEELTEHIRDVLLPGRGFSPDVTFGLSLNGTELLADTGQKLSSCGVVPGDLIRVLLPDDDDDAPPGDAAGRLPADPSTGGATSGPPCRPAPPAWERRTPPTLAWEPMLCGEAGKGQAPRSLELLYRAAHVTCPADAIVVAAHLLMLETGFTPQDAEAKPGEMPTGWRSSGGAYRLQYAHALCERGVVTVVAVPMSPVLVIEAILQVADSASMVAKVCVDPGGFVTEAWPGASAASAFSSLSRLSRVFKDQLVYPLIAATREALRLPAAFGLSALPPELLLVVLRLLDVVSVVRASAVCRRLNAAAADAALWRHLVRRDFSDHKWQGETNWKELYKSFYKFRHKRGCVERPCSLPPFIHRPVFGPVPAPYPPVPGIIGGGYDQRPTASPHGAPPAPRYDPVGPLLRGERRRRSDPRPPAGGVRPGDVRRGFI; encoded by the exons ATGAAGTTGCGAGTTCGCATCTGCAGGCACACCAGCAAAGTGGACGTCGTGGGCCCGGAATCGACCCTGGAGGAGCTCACGGAGCACATCCGAGACGTCCTGCTGCCCGGACGCGGATTCAG TCCCGATGTGACCTTTGGCCTTTCTCTCAACGGCACCGAGCTCCTCGCTGACACGGGTCAGAAGTTGTCATCGTGCGGCGTCGTCCCGGGAGACCTCATCCGCGTCCTGCttcccgacgacgacgacgacgctccCCCGGGGGACGCCGCCGGCCGGCTCCCCGCCGACCCCTCGACCGGCGGCGCGACCTCCGGCCCG CCGTGTCGCCCCGCCCCCCCCGCGTGGGAACGTCGGACGCCGCCGACCCTCGCCTGGGAGCCCATGCTCTGCGGCGAGGCCGGCAAAGGTCAGGCGCCGCGCTCGCTGGAGCTGCTGTACCGCGCCGCCCACGTAACCTGCCCCGCTGACGCCATCGTGGTGGCCGCCCACCTCCTCATGCTGGAGACCGGATTCACGCCGCAG GACGCCGAGGCGAAGCCCGGCGAGATGCCGACCGGATGGCGGTCGTCCGGCGGCGCCTACAGACTTCAGTACGCTCACGCGCTTTGCGAAAGGGGCGTGGTCACGGTGGTGGCGGTGCCCATGAGCCCCGTGCTCGTCATCGAAG CCATCCTGCAGGTGGCCGACAGCGCCAGCATGGTGGCCAAAGTCTGCGTGGACCCCGGCGGCTTCGTGACGGAGGCGTGGCCGG GAGCGAGCGCGGCGTCCGCCTTCAGCAGTCTCAGTCGACTGTCGCGAGTCTTCAAGGACCAGCTGGTGTACCCGCTGATCGCCGCCACGCGGGAAG CGTTGCGCCTGCCGGCGGCGTTCGGCCTGTCGGCGTTGCCTCCGGAGTTGCTCCTCGTGGTGTTGCGCCTGCTGGACGTCGTCTCCGTGGTGCGCGCGTCGGCCGTGTGTCGACGCCtcaacgccgccgccgccgacgccgCGCTCTGGAGGCATCTGGTGCGCCGAGACTTCAGCG atCACAAATGGCAAGGAGAGACCAACTGGAAGGAG CTTTACAAGAGTTTCTACAAGTTCCGCCACAAGCGAGGCTGCGTGGAGCGTCCGTGCTCCCTCCCCCCTTTCATCCACCGCCCCGTCTTCGGCCCGGTCCCCGCCCCCTACCCGCCCGTCCCCGGCATCATCGGCGGAGGCTACGACCAGCGACCGACGGCCTCGCCGCACGGAGCGCCGCCCGCGCCTCGCTACGACCCCGTCGGCCCGCTCCTGCGCGGCGAGAGGCGCCGGCGCAGCGACCCCCGACCCCCGGCCGGCGGAGTCAGGCCGGGCGACGTCCGCAGGGGCTTCATCTGA